The following are encoded together in the Clostridium sp. 'White wine YQ' genome:
- a CDS encoding response regulator transcription factor: MNKLLVVDDDPNIRELIVLFMQNEGFDVYEACDGLEALTKLESIKVDMVILDVMMPNIDGWELCSELRKYYDIPLLMLTVNGETSQKVKGFQLGADDYLVKPFDPLELVVRVRALLKRYKITASNTIQVGELFMNQKTYEVLLNGEGLTLPLKEFELLFKLASYPGKTFSRDQLIEDIWGYDFDGNERTLDVHINRLREHFSDKEYSFRIKTIRGLGYRLEVY, from the coding sequence ATGAATAAGCTATTAGTCGTAGATGATGATCCTAATATTCGTGAGTTGATTGTATTATTTATGCAGAATGAAGGATTTGATGTATATGAAGCTTGTGATGGATTAGAGGCTCTAACTAAACTTGAAAGTATTAAAGTAGATATGGTTATTCTTGATGTAATGATGCCTAACATAGATGGGTGGGAATTATGCTCTGAGCTTAGAAAGTATTATGATATTCCTTTGCTTATGCTTACAGTTAATGGAGAAACAAGCCAAAAAGTCAAAGGGTTTCAATTAGGAGCAGATGATTATCTTGTAAAGCCCTTTGATCCTTTAGAACTGGTTGTCAGGGTAAGAGCTTTACTAAAGCGCTATAAAATCACCGCCTCCAATACAATCCAGGTCGGAGAATTGTTTATGAACCAGAAAACCTATGAAGTATTATTAAACGGTGAAGGCTTAACCCTTCCCCTTAAGGAGTTTGAGCTTCTATTTAAACTTGCTAGTTACCCTGGAAAGACATTCTCCAGAGACCAGCTCATTGAAGATATATGGGGTTATGATTTTGACGGAAACGAAAGAACTTTGGATGTTCATATAAATAGACTCAGGGAACACTTTTCAGACAAAGAGTATTCTTTTAGAATAAAAACTATACGCGGTCTTGGATATCGTTTGGAGGTTTACTGA